From the Serratia nematodiphila DZ0503SBS1 genome, one window contains:
- the ppnN gene encoding nucleotide 5'-monophosphate nucleosidase PpnN: protein MITHISPLGSMDLLSQLEVDMLKRTASSDLYRLFRNCSLAVLNSGSQTDNSKQLLSRYETFDINVLRRERGVKLELVNPPEEAFVDGRLIRSLQANLFAVLRDILFVHGQIASAGRFQHLNLENSAHITNLVFSILRNARTLHLDEDPNMVVCWGGHSINENEYLYARKVGSQLGLRELNICTGCGPGAMEAPMKGAAVGHAQQRYRNSRFIGMTEPSIIAAEPPNPLVNELVIMPDIEKRLEAFVRIAHGIIIFPGGVGTAEELLYLLGILMNPENSEQVLPLILTGPKESADYFRVLDEFIMNTLGDEARRHYTIIIDDPAEVARQMKKAMPLVKENRRNTGDAYSFNWSIRIAPDLQLPFEPTHENMANLNLYPNQPPEQLAAALRRAFSGIVAGNVKENGIHAIEQFGPYKLHGEPQMMKQMDSLLQGFVAQHRMKLPGSAYVPCYEIVA from the coding sequence TTGATTACACACATCAGCCCGCTTGGCTCTATGGATTTATTGTCGCAGCTGGAAGTAGACATGCTGAAGCGCACCGCCAGCAGCGACCTGTACCGCCTGTTCCGCAACTGTTCGCTGGCCGTGTTGAACTCCGGCAGCCAAACCGACAACAGCAAACAGCTGCTGTCGCGCTATGAAACCTTCGACATCAACGTGCTGCGCCGCGAGCGCGGGGTGAAGCTGGAGCTGGTCAACCCGCCGGAAGAGGCGTTCGTCGACGGCCGCCTCATCCGCTCGCTGCAGGCCAACCTGTTCGCCGTGTTGCGCGACATTCTGTTCGTGCACGGCCAAATCGCCAGCGCCGGCCGTTTCCAACACCTGAACCTGGAAAACTCGGCCCACATCACCAACCTGGTGTTCTCGATCCTGCGCAATGCACGCACGCTGCATCTGGATGAAGATCCCAACATGGTGGTGTGCTGGGGCGGGCACTCGATCAACGAGAACGAATATCTGTACGCGCGCAAGGTCGGCAGCCAGCTGGGCCTGCGCGAGCTCAACATCTGCACCGGCTGCGGGCCGGGCGCCATGGAAGCGCCGATGAAAGGCGCGGCGGTCGGTCACGCGCAACAGCGTTACCGCAACAGCCGCTTTATCGGCATGACCGAGCCTTCGATCATCGCCGCCGAGCCGCCTAACCCGCTAGTGAACGAGCTGGTGATCATGCCGGACATCGAAAAACGCCTGGAAGCCTTCGTGCGCATCGCGCATGGCATCATTATCTTCCCGGGCGGCGTAGGCACCGCCGAAGAGCTGCTGTACCTGTTGGGTATCCTGATGAACCCGGAGAACAGTGAACAGGTGCTGCCGCTGATCCTGACCGGGCCGAAAGAGAGCGCCGACTACTTCCGCGTACTGGACGAGTTCATCATGAACACGCTGGGCGACGAAGCGCGCCGCCATTACACCATCATCATCGACGATCCGGCAGAAGTGGCGCGGCAGATGAAAAAAGCCATGCCGCTGGTGAAGGAAAACCGCCGCAACACCGGCGACGCCTACAGCTTTAACTGGTCGATCCGCATCGCGCCGGATCTGCAGCTGCCGTTCGAGCCGACCCACGAGAACATGGCGAACCTCAACCTGTATCCGAACCAGCCGCCGGAGCAATTGGCCGCCGCGCTGCGCCGCGCCTTCTCCGGCATCGTGGCCGGCAACGTGAAGGAAAACGGCATCCACGCCATTGAGCAGTTCGGCCCGTACAAGCTGCACGGCGAACCGCAAATGATGAAGCAGATGGATAGCCTGCTGCAGGGCTTTGTTGCCCAGCACCGCATGAAGCTGCCGGGCAGCGCCTATGTGCCCTGCTACGAAATCGTCGCCTGA
- the queF gene encoding NADPH-dependent 7-cyano-7-deazaguanine reductase QueF (Catalyzes the NADPH-dependent reduction of 7-cyano-7-deazaguanine (preQ0) to 7-aminomethyl-7-deazaguanine (preQ1) in queuosine biosynthesis), with product MSSYQDHQALSGLTLGKPTAYRDRYDATLLQAVPRSMNREPLGLYPDNLPFHGADIWTLYELSWLNANGLPQVAVGEISLNADSLNLIESKSFKLYLNSFNQTPFADWETVRSTLQRDLSACAQGEVNVTLFSVEQLEGTPIARLAGDCIDQQDIRIDNYEFNADYLLNAAGEEVVEEQLVSHLLKSNCLITHQPDWGSVQISYRGGKIDREALLRYLVSFRHHNEFHEQCVERIFNDLMRYCRPQSLTVYARYTRRGGLDINPWRSNVVFAPAHGRLARQ from the coding sequence ATGTCCTCCTATCAAGACCACCAGGCCCTGTCAGGGCTGACGCTGGGCAAACCCACCGCCTACCGCGATCGCTACGACGCCACGTTGCTGCAGGCGGTGCCGCGCAGCATGAACCGCGAGCCGCTGGGGCTGTATCCCGACAACCTGCCCTTCCACGGCGCGGACATCTGGACGCTGTACGAACTCTCCTGGCTGAACGCCAACGGGCTGCCGCAGGTGGCGGTCGGCGAGATCAGCCTCAACGCCGACAGCCTGAACCTGATCGAATCGAAAAGCTTCAAACTGTATCTCAACAGCTTCAACCAAACCCCGTTCGCCGATTGGGAAACGGTGCGCAGCACCCTGCAGCGCGATCTGTCTGCCTGTGCCCAGGGCGAGGTAAACGTCACCCTGTTCAGCGTCGAGCAGCTGGAAGGCACGCCGATCGCCCGTCTGGCCGGCGACTGCATCGACCAGCAGGATATCCGCATCGACAATTATGAGTTCAACGCCGACTACCTGCTGAACGCCGCCGGTGAAGAGGTGGTGGAAGAGCAACTGGTCAGCCACCTGCTGAAGTCCAACTGCCTGATCACCCATCAACCGGACTGGGGATCGGTGCAGATAAGCTACCGCGGCGGCAAGATCGATCGCGAAGCGCTGCTGCGCTACCTGGTCTCCTTCCGCCACCACAACGAATTCCACGAGCAGTGTGTCGAGCGCATCTTCAACGATCTGATGCGCTACTGCCGGCCGCAAAGCCTGACGGTTTACGCCCGCTACACCCGCCGCGGCGGGCTGGACATCAACCCGTGGCGCAGCAACGTCGTATTCGCACCCGCGCACGGCCGCCTGGCGCGCCAATAA